One Gadus chalcogrammus isolate NIFS_2021 chromosome 4, NIFS_Gcha_1.0, whole genome shotgun sequence DNA segment encodes these proteins:
- the LOC130380427 gene encoding C-type lectin 2-like has translation MMQEAILLFCLSGLFLGHHALPPIKSYYYVDQKLSWTDAQQHCRERNADLATVDNVTDLQHLQESRTGFNYEDDFIWIGLYDDRTRWKWSLGDQDYKFGQNYGTWSGSDPDFWNNEENCTGTSSSGSWFDTSCYNLKDAVCFDDEESNYIVVLNTMTWYEALQYCRSHYTDLASVRNASENGKLHAKLAEVGVTGANISWVLKDGQVFHKDQPRTI, from the exons AT GATGCAGGAGGCCATACTACTCTTTTGTCTTTCAG GGCTCTTCCTGGGCCACCATGCCTTGCCTCCTATCAAATCCTACTACTACGTGGATCAGAAGCTGAGCTGGACCGATGCTCAGCAACACTGCAGGGAGCGGAATGCAGACCTGGCCACCGTAGACAACGTAACGGACCTCCAGCACCTGCAAGAGTCCAGAACGGGCTTTAATTACGAGGACGACTTCATCTGGATCGGACTTTATGATGACCGCACCCGTTGGAAGTGGTCCCTGGGAGATCAGGACTACAAATTTGGCCAAAACTATGGAACGTGGTCTGGTAGTGACCCAGACTTCTGGAATAACGAAGAGAATTGTACAGGCACTTCCTCTTCAGGTAGCTGGTTCGATACGTCGTGCTACAATCTAAAAGATGCAGTTTGCTTTGATG ATGAAGAGTCCAACTACATTGTGGTCCTAAACACAATGACTTGGTACGAGGCGTTGCAATACTGCCGGTCTCACTACACTGACCTGGCCAGTGTGCGCAACGCGTCTGAGAACGGCAAA CTCCATGCCAAACTGGCCGAGGTGGGTGTGACTGGGGCAAATATCAGCTGGGTTCTCAAGGACGGACAGGTGTTTCACAAGGACCAGCCCCGCACGATATGA